The proteins below come from a single Caenibius sp. WL genomic window:
- a CDS encoding plasmid stabilization protein codes for MPRGDKSSYTDKQKRMAEHIEEGYEDRGVSHKEAERRAWATVNKETGGGKKSGSGRGKAESHASARKGGRKGGASQTHAQRSAAAKKGWETRRKRGSA; via the coding sequence ATGCCTCGCGGAGACAAATCGAGCTATACCGACAAGCAGAAGCGCATGGCCGAACATATCGAGGAAGGCTATGAAGATCGGGGTGTAAGCCACAAGGAAGCCGAACGCCGCGCCTGGGCGACCGTGAACAAGGAAACGGGCGGCGGCAAGAAGTCTGGTTCCGGCCGGGGAAAAGCGGAGAGCCACGCATCTGCGCGCAAAGGCGGGCGCAAGGGCGGCGCGAGCCAGACGCATGCCCAACGCTCCGCCGCGGCGAAGAAGGGGTGGGAAACCCGGCGCAAGCGCGGCAGCGCCTGA
- a CDS encoding heme-binding beta-barrel domain-containing protein: MDLPEDIFTEPENVDPDALANLGPLRRLAGIWEGKRGVDLNPKADGPERREFYERIEMQPIDPQTNGPQLFYGLRYHTHINTLEEDITFHDQVGYWLWEPATGLIIQTLTIPRGQTAMAAGHAKPDDTRLVLEAQRGQTEYGICSTAFLEQAFRTDSYKIEVEFHADGSWSYVSDTTLVVKGQAEPFLHRDRNTLVKVGEPDMNPWLRIVRTQGSKAPA; the protein is encoded by the coding sequence ATGGACCTTCCCGAGGATATCTTCACTGAACCTGAAAACGTCGATCCCGATGCACTGGCCAATCTTGGCCCGCTGCGCCGCTTGGCCGGAATATGGGAGGGGAAAAGAGGCGTCGATCTCAATCCCAAGGCGGACGGTCCGGAACGGCGCGAATTCTACGAGCGGATCGAGATGCAGCCGATCGATCCGCAAACCAATGGCCCGCAATTGTTTTACGGCTTGCGCTACCACACGCATATCAATACGCTGGAGGAAGATATCACCTTCCACGATCAGGTCGGCTACTGGCTGTGGGAACCGGCCACCGGGCTGATTATCCAGACGTTGACGATTCCGCGTGGGCAGACGGCGATGGCCGCGGGCCATGCAAAACCGGACGATACCCGGCTGGTGCTGGAGGCGCAGCGCGGCCAGACCGAATATGGCATCTGTTCGACGGCGTTTCTCGAACAGGCTTTCCGCACCGATTCCTATAAGATCGAAGTGGAATTCCATGCCGATGGATCGTGGAGCTATGTCAGCGACACCACCCTGGTGGTGAAGGGGCAGGCGGAACCTTTCCTCCACCGTGACCGCAACACACTGGTTAAAGTGGGCGAGCCCGACATGAACCCCTGGCTGCGGATCGTTCGGACGCAGGGGAGCAAGGCCCCAGCCTGA
- a CDS encoding Coq4 family protein gives MNDIPYLLRGVTPVTTESSVLVSSSKYLNHPRMRDWMSTITLKRNGPDRPAQAEMYEIIAILDEIQDMDYIEDLFAKERKGNPELDRWFSEGFMSTYGADDFKDYAEGTLGYIFYRDVIAKNFDLVIYEQAKPETQYAFFRYRSGQTHDLEHIMTGGDFNYMGELVPAWARITTHFKHFSPELAGELSVLSMFVNLRYTVRTMLHYPHVWPVCQNAVERGMRVGRESGPFFMARYEDAFDLPLEEARAKLGYVGAEYVDTSVPSASWAERS, from the coding sequence ATGAATGATATTCCGTATCTGCTGCGCGGGGTAACGCCGGTAACGACCGAAAGCAGCGTCCTCGTCAGTTCGTCCAAGTACCTCAATCACCCGCGCATGCGGGACTGGATGTCGACCATTACGCTGAAGCGGAACGGGCCGGATCGCCCGGCGCAGGCGGAAATGTACGAGATTATTGCTATCCTCGATGAGATTCAGGACATGGATTATATCGAGGATCTCTTCGCCAAGGAACGCAAGGGCAATCCCGAACTCGACCGCTGGTTCAGTGAAGGGTTCATGTCCACTTACGGCGCGGACGATTTCAAGGATTACGCGGAAGGGACGCTGGGCTACATCTTCTATCGCGATGTGATTGCGAAGAATTTCGATCTGGTGATCTACGAGCAGGCCAAGCCTGAAACGCAGTACGCCTTTTTCCGCTATCGTTCGGGCCAGACGCACGATCTCGAACACATTATGACCGGCGGCGATTTCAATTATATGGGCGAACTGGTGCCCGCATGGGCGCGCATCACCACCCATTTCAAGCATTTCAGCCCCGAACTGGCGGGCGAGCTTTCCGTTCTCTCGATGTTCGTCAACTTGCGCTACACCGTGCGCACGATGCTGCATTATCCGCATGTCTGGCCGGTATGCCAGAACGCGGTGGAACGCGGTATGCGGGTCGGACGGGAATCGGGCCCGTTCTTCATGGCCCGTTATGAGGACGCTTTTGATCTGCCTCTGGAAGAAGCGCGGGCGAAGCTCGGCTATGTCGGCGCGGAATATGTCGATACCAGCGTGCCCTCCGCATCTTGGGCCGAACGGAGCTGA